The genomic interval GCATGCAAGATTTGCTGTATTTCTTTGTACTTTTAGTACATCTTTACAGAATTCTGCATGCAGGATTCCTGTTCGGTGTTTGTCCCACTTTGTATAGTCCTGGGCCCACATATTCGAAGCGATGCACAATCCCCTCGCGaaatttgtgcctcgcaaaaattAGTGCTTTTACATAAAAATTGATattttccaacacggcacaaaACAGTTGCGCAAGTTGGAAAATAAcagttttttgctcaattcgcaaatgtgtttgtgcctcgcaaaaccacctgTGCATTaattaccaatatagcagaaatgcacaagagctacgcgTGAATGCACtgaattggaatactacacgacaatggactgttaacaatatcctgccaagcagctatcatgGGTGTACAGTACATTCCAATATCCCTCAGAAGAGTCAacactcaaatgtaacctgcacatgaaatacagaatcaaagctcaacatacatcggtagcattggcacccctaaagttgcatgcccacccccacaaatatataaataagccactaaatggagaaatgaaacaatggaccaCAGGACAGTGTaggccaggggtctccaaccctggtcctggtgaGCTACTGAGGCTGCTggtttcgtttcaaccaatctctcagttacttaattgaaccaattattgtcttaattagtcaagattaacaagtgttccagatctttagccactgatgatgtaaagacacctataaaacttgctggataggggctctccaggaccagggttggagacccctggtgtaggctattcaacatataacttaaataaaaatatattgtagcaacttgctaactggataagtgtcaacatgaaggagacagacaaaatatctctgtagtatctgtgacagagattgaatgattcttggtgttagatctccctcccggcctgcgaggcagctgcataaagggaacagaatagcctggactaaatggcacgacagtttattcccaagGTTAGGTGGAAGtgggccatctagaaagggggcaaagctagGGTATacgaactcaatgacccggacaggAAACgctgttataaaaaggggacgtagtcatgtgatctgttcctttgtgaatggttacattAAATGACCCCAAGGGGAAACTGTGCTGTGAaatgtgagtgtttttgtttgtttttgtttgttgttaataatactatttgtaattatttggacggctaacacgatccagagctgtcaccaaaggccagcactaaacctggatcaacaacactgcacttttgttgtcactaaagaactgtattcaccacgagcactagagcatgcactgtggactggtgtttgtgtatgtgttatgtgtgggtgaactgaaatgggactgttattatttcagggcaAACCcacggattataaataagcaatacacgctgctgtattgcttaattaacattgttattgtttactgctgttagccaccAGGCAtcggattatacaattaaaccttcattgcacctggattatcgttgtttgtctgattattgatcacctgcacctgcacactgttaaccactttgccacacataaaACTATGGAATGCAGATTGTGGGTGTCAAAGTATGCTtctgatatcaatgagaaataaataacaatacttaaAAACAAAAGGCAGCTGTGTCCTTATACTTGAGTGTGGAATTACTGGGTGAggcatgaaaaggaaagggagcctttggagaatgcaactacagggatattttacggattgagcccttgggcactgcggccctttgccaatgttgcagaggatagggcacttagctaaacgcatgtaatggaaacattctgcgcATTGTAAGTCTGTCACGCTTATCACAAAacttagccattttcattcatattTGGTCTTCGGAGCAGTTCAAATaattttgtgcttaagcatatgaaatttgcatacctttgtatctaatgtttatcattatcacaggcattagcaCTGACAGTGAGTGCATTAATAGAGTGGGGGTCCAGGTCAGTAATGGCATAGTCtaccacactgttaccaagaaCTGAGCTGTAAGTAAACCCTCccaaagagtcccctctgatacTGCCATTAAGGATGTACAGacctaggccttgacagagatgcactaatCTTCTCCCATTTTTGTTCAAAACACTGTCAGCATTGTTTCTGTGTGTTGTGGTGGGCGTGTGATATGCAGGGGTCAGTCCTAATATATGCCTGTTTCCTTGTGTTTTGATACTGTTAGGCTGTATGCCTGTCCTGGCATtaaaatccccacagagcagcacattccccGGGGCCTGGTAATGTAAGGTGATCatgtggctctgtgttcagcgggacagttcaggcttttcaactcacaacccaatgcattctggtaagcatagtcctgcttctcttaaaggaaagaatggcacctgagacaggtaaaaatGTACCCGAATGCATAGGGttttgagttgaaaagcctgaactgtcccaatcTGTCCctctgaacacggagccatatggtcaccttactgGAAAATGTATACAGTTGTCTGGAGGATTTGAAAACATTCCTCATTATATGGGTAGTCAGAGTGGGGAATTAGGTTGCACACATGCATATATCTGCCTGGGATAGGGttatatgtgtttattttcagCCTCATAGGTATATCTTTATATAACTGTCTATGTTTACCCTTCTGACTGAGTTTCCGTGAGGCGACTGTGGAATGAATCCCTGTCATGTGACCAAGTCCGGTGATAAAAGCATCAGTGACGTATTAAAGGGAAGCCTGTAGGCATTTGAAAGACACAGCGCCGTTTTTCAAACATCAGAAGTTAAAAAACCGACTCATCTATTcggaattattattaatattatgttttatttaaatggtgtTGCACACCAGTTTGCTAGGCGTGGACGATaaaaaaagtaagtaaatatatatatatttttttattaaagttgaGTTTTGCGACGCACGGGTGTTGCAGACCCAGGCTTTGTTTACAAAATGAACAAGGAcgatttaatttaaaatgtaacaaataaaCTAAAAGGCGCCCAGGTGAAATTAATCGAAAAAGATGCAAAgtagtttttattgtattgtattatatttgtgtgtgtgtgtgtgtgtgtgtgtgtgtgtgtgtgtgtgtgtgtgtgtgtgtgtgtgtgtgtgtatttaccaCCCTCTAGCACCTCGTGTAAATTTGTAGGTAGAACAATTTCTGACTTCACCTTCCCGACACTCTGTGCTCCCATTATTGCCGGGTTGTAACTGTAAGAGGAGGGGGGGATTACATACGTTTACTAATTTAGGGAAATgtggtggtattattattatttattttaaatattagttTGTATAATTAATGTAATTTTTACCAAAACATGCAGTGTAGAATACAGACACGATTGAATTGGGTACTGTACCACAcgcgtgtgtgtgctgggagggagaAATGTGCTGTGTAAATGACACCTGCGTGCGgtgtccatattattattattattattattattattattattattattattattaatttcttagcagacacccttattcaggacGACTtaaagtcgtaaacaaaaatacatttcaagaatcacagtacaagtattaatacaattaaaagcaagataaaatacaatgactttggttctagcaagtacaagtatatgacaaaatacaattcaagaatggcgcagataagtgtcagtgatagttacatcaggatataattaaatacaacatagtatagattaaataacacttgtgacagattacagtactctaaagtacaggattaaatgcagtaaaatagggagcagataagagcaagtaaagcgcatttaaggaagagtgatagtgtccagcgggaaaagagttctacaggtgctgtctgaagaggtgagtcttgaggaggcaccagaaggtggtcagggactggaaggtcattccaccattgcggggcgagggtggcaggggagcgtagaggaggtagagccagtcttctagtgcaggaggagcggagaggtcaagtgggggtgtaggaagagatgagggtctggaggtagctgggtgctgtctggtcaaggcatctgtaggcgagtacaagtcttgaactggatacgagcgctgattgggagccagtggagtgagcggagcaatggagttgcgtgggagaagcgaggcagagaagacaccaggcgagcagcggagttctggatgagctggagtggacgggtggcagacggggggaggccagtcaggagggagttgcagtaggaCATCTGGCAAAAATGAGTCATTATGTGCACCCTCCTCTGAAATGCCATCCTTTGTCCCCCCTCCGTCATGCTTCATTCACACTCCCAAATCATTTGTGCTGGTCTGAAGAGAtcagccaataaaaaaaaacgtttccaaCTTTTACACGTTTTCATTGGTTAAATTAAATGCCAGTCATATTACCCGGGAGACCAGCTATATAATTGAATGGGGCGTAACTAACTAACCACATTCAACGTTTTGAGAActgaaaaagtaataataacaattataataTCTAAAACCAAATAATCGTTTTCGTGAGGTAATGATTGCAATTGTACATTTTAATGCAGCAAAGCAAGCCCCAAAAAGCATGTCAATAAAGTACACatacttgtttaaaaaatatgctccTTAAAAGTACACATTCTTACTTTTTCAGCTCTCAAACGTTGAATGTGTTTAGTTAGCTCTCCCAGgtaatatgtatgtgtgtgtatatactgtgtgtatatatatatatatatatatatatatatatatacacacacacacacacacacaaaattgtaaaaacaaaataattatttacaaaaataacataaaaggctttattatcaagactgaatagattcaattcttttagcctgtctgcatacaacatgctttttaaaccagggataattctggttgctcttctttgcactctttctagagcagcaatatcctttttgtaacgaggtgaccagaactgaacacaatattctagatgaggtcttactaatgcattgtaaaacttgaacattacttcccttgatttaaattcaacacttttcacaatatatccgatcatcttgttggcctttggccttccccacattgtctagatgaagacacttctgagtcaacataaactcctaggtctttttcatagattccttcttcaatttcagtatctcctatgtgatatttataatgcacatttatattgcctgcgtgcagtaccttacacttttctctattaaatgtcatttgccatgtgtctgcccacttctgaatgctgtctagatcattttgaatgacctttgctgctgcaacaatgtttgccactcctatttttgtgtcgtctgcaaatttaacaagtttgcttactataccagaatctaaatcattaatgtagattaggaatagcagaggacccaatactgatccctgtggtacaccaatggttacctcgctccattttgaggtttctcctctaatcagtactttctgttttctacatgttaaccactccctaatccatgtacatgtatttccttgaatccctactgcgttcagtttgagaattaatcttttatgcgggactttgtcaaaagctttctggaaatctaaataaaccatgtcatatgctttgcaattatccattgtcaatgttgcatcctcaaaaaaatcaagcaggttagttagacacaatctccctttcctaaaaccatgccgactgtctcctaggatactgttaccatataggtaattttccattttataccttattatagtttccatataatagaagtcaggtccatagttacctggttcggttttgtctccctttttgtggatcggtattacatttgcaattctccagtctgtcggtacaacccctgtgtcaagagactgttgcatgatcttggttggcggtttgtaaataacttctttcatttctttgagtactactgggaggatctcaaCCAGCCCagggggtttgtttattttaagagctcctagtccctttaacacttctgcctctgttatgctatagttatttaaaactggataggaacaggtcgacatgtggggcatgttgtctgtatcctcctttgtaaaaacttgtgaaaagtaatcatttaatatatttgctatttttttttctttgtctatggttttgccatttgtatctctttacACCTTtaacctctttgaatgttcttttgctgtgataatattggaaaaacattttggaatttggttttagcccccttagcaatgttcatttctatcttggcctttctaacttcctttttgacttgtgtttgcaattccaagtactctttctgtgcactttgtttttggtcccttttaaacgctctgtaaagtgccttgacaaattgcgttaggaagcagtcatttgtaatttccaccatttcaatttcatccgtcgtgctccccaccgggttttcccattttatatggggaagttgaaatcccccattagtatggcttctcctttgctgcacacattactaatgtcattgtataacagattattttgctcagcgtctagaatttggcggtctatagcatgctcctattattatgccctttgaatttttgtccattattctgacccatactgattcggcgttgttttcttcatccagatttaacacctgtgcttcaagactatttcttatgtatagcgctacccctccgcctcttctgtcctgtctgtctttcctatacagtgtgtgcccactaatattatattcgtctccatcactctcagacaaccaagtttctgtaacacctatcacatcgtagttaattgttagtgcagtagcttcaagttctaacattttgtttctgagacttctagcatttagataaatacatttaatggctgtcttacctgagttgttgcccttgttttgatatTGGACAGTATTAAGTACAAATACTGTACCTACAGTAGCAGAGCAACATGGATACAGTTTCAAGGTATGAAGTTTGTTTTATAGACAGACGTGTGCTTTAACACAATGTTATATATATGTCAACAACTGAACATGAAGATAATTTCGTACCACTTGATTTGCACCGATGAGAGATAACCTGGTTATCCTTACTGATGGCATATTAAATGCTTAGATATCAGATATgtttgcattcttgtagaacttaaggataaaacaaaatacattttgacaagGAATTGcgttagttccattacttagttgagcacaaggtggtttcagtaaatattttctgatttaaatataggcctactatataatagtttgggatattcagtctatttaaaacagtaggtaggtaattattagtcgaataaactgctaccgaataagaccattttgctacctactttccaggcaggtagcaaatcctcactactgccttaagcTAACTTCTAACCCTGatattatatattttctgttgcgactttctgttgtGTGGAATTTAATAATAAATGAGAAGCAAAATGCTGAGTTTTTTCACCTTagttttacaatgccatttccacgttttgttttattgGAATTGAagttttaaatttcagtttttgttggCTTGTTCAtgtacaaaaaggcacaagtaaaccttgtgttattagtttatgaaaacgtgtctatggccactgtttactgtgaagaaacagcaatggcaaggaatgaaaaaataaataaataaatgcattgccAACTTTTATGTACtatatttcgggaataaacaaaacaagtttaacttgaactgatatttggcatcctttgttttgtagttaattcactggggtagagtaagtcctacacaacttattctttactcatgaaaaacaaacgaatatctgaataaatatttaaattgagtgaaTATCACAAACATAATCTAAGCTTATTACTAGAAATTCTGTGTCCCTTCAATAGTCCCTGTCAAGGCCAGTTTTTTTcggccccttgaatggccttattggcactgtatttaaataaatcaatcactAAATTAAATGGttggaatgcttttttttttcagcagttacTAAACAGAGTCCCGTGtgatgccatggacagtgtggagatggaatctgtcccaATTAAAGAGGAGCTCTTTGAACTTGAACTTGTTCCCTTTAGTGTGGAGTTCTTTGGGCTGGCTTGCCCCCCCAtaaaacaggagctctgtgaggtGCAATGTGACCAAAAAGCGGAGCACAGTGAATTGGAAATCCCCCAGACAGAACTGCTttctgttaaacaagaagagatGCTGGaaattaaacaggagcccccgaaagagtttgaccacatggaaccagggaaggaagaatttgaggacttcaaaccaaacatccctgagctggagcctgtacacctgcgggagtgtagcgtggtgctggagagaatctgcatGAGAGAGCAAGGttctggagaggaaggctctcccaacagcatgcaggGAGGTGGAAAGGAAGCCGGGTcatattcagaatgcagtctagcaggtgagtgactcccagtagctgtgacatagTCATTCTAggttgcgtgatatccacagtgtggttgagagggagggagcatatAGGTAAGATTACTaggtatttgtttttcctgtagcATTCCAACCAGTTCAAGATATGACTCACTActggtaaattatatatatatatatatatatatatatatatatatatatatatatatatatatatatatatatatatatatatggttgccATTGCTCTTTAGTGACTTTGCTTTGGTTTTAAGTTTTAAATTTGCTTTTCTAGATTGGTGTAACCCAGTTCAAGCCTTCACAGCTAAAATTCccatgctttaatccactccaccaccTAGTCACATGCCCTAAGCCTTCAGGAagcccctcttactttctttcctgttcataatttccaggttccagtccagcagctaaaacGAGGGcaggcggtggagaatatcctgactctggtaaaggtttcacccagttggggcattttaaaaaacaccaacgatttcacaaaggagagaaaccgtatcgctgctctgccTGTGGGAAGCATTTCAGTCAATCGGGAAACCTGAAAATACACCaacgaattcatacaggagagaaaccgtatcgctgctctgagtgTGGGAAGTGTTTCAGTCATTCAGGAGCcctgaaaacacaccaacgaattcatacaggagagaaaccatatcgctgcaTTAACTGTGGGAAGATTTTCAGTAGGATACActccctgaaaacacaccaacgaattcacacaggagagaaaccgtattgctgctctgactgtgggaagagtttcagccaATTAGTACACCttgaaacacaccagcgaattcacacaggagagaaaccgtatcgttgctctgactgtgggaagagtttcagcaaCAGAGGAATCCTGAAAGCCCACatgcgaattcacacaggacagAAGCCGTATTGCTGCACGGACTGTGGCAAGAGTTTCAGACTATCTGGAGACCTGAAaatacaccagagaattcacacaggaaagaaaccatattgctgctctgactgtgggaagagtttcagtcaattGGGAAACCTGAAAgctcaccagcgaattcacacaggacagaaaccgtattgctgctctgactgtgggaaaagaTTCAGATGTTCagaaaacctgaaaacacaccagagaattcacacaggaaagaaaccatattgctgctttgactgtgggaagagtttcagacagtcggGAGACCTTGAaagacaccaacgaattcacacaggagagaaaccgtattggtgctctgactgtgggaagagtttcagagattcaggagacctgaaaaaacaccagcgaattcacacaggagagaaaccgtattgctgctccgaatgtgggaagagtttcaagcAGTCAGGAGAGCTGAAAAcgcaccagcgaatccacacaggcgagaaaccgtatcgctgctctgactgtgggaagagcttcagtcagtcaCACAGCCTTGTTtctcaccagcgaattcacacaggagagaaactgtattgctgctctgactgtgggaagagtttcagagattcaggagacctgaaaaaacatcagcgaattcactcaggagagaaaccgtattgctgctctgactgtgggaagagtttcagagattcAGGAAACCTGAAAAAACATCGGCGAATTCACtcgggagagaaaccgtattgctgctctgactgtgggaagagtttcggaGATTCAGGAAACTTGaaaaaacaccaacgaattcatAGAGAAGAGAAACCTTAAAGAGCATGTTCAATGGAACTTTTCACTCATTCGGGTGAAAAACAACCTTAACCTTGGATTATTAGTccctgtgtttttttggttttttttgtgcagTCGACGCCGCCAAATCGTAACACTGATAAtctggatttctgcttaaatgggacagaactgggggacagttcttcccaatgctagtTATGTTTATTTGGGATGtcactttgtttattttggctacagtattttaaaatgataaacggagatcgcttttcagagcaagacaggtttgtgtggtgcagtgtttacatatttatgttatgacttgtgtaaattgcgtaaaccagaTTAACTCTTGAAGTCTCCTGTGATTTCTCAGGgtaatatgtatgtgtatatctatctatctatctatctatctgtctatctatctatatcaacaTCACAGGTGTCTCGCTTTGATATCatgtgatttttaattttttttcatttagaaataaaaaacagcgatttCATTGTAATGTCACAATAGCCTTCTCTGCTGTCggtttaactcaggctgtcaatgcagtcagtgcctgggagcagAATATGCAGGAAGGAaactatttcccaatttaacagATATACGAGCCAGGAGAAATCGATAACTCAATGTGGTAAATAAGTTTCAGTGTTTAACATTTAAACttaatctgaaaataaataaattgatcgGAAGGAGTATCTCAACCACAGTGTAtagcatcccagagacaagactgcaccATATACTGGGCAGTCGGCTGGATGATTTGACTTGTAAATTCATCACAATTCTAGAACTAATGAAACGATGACATGAATGACCGAATATTGCGTGATGTGTAGGTTTGCAATGTGCATtgtccatgtttttattttagcctgctTATGTAAACTGCCCCGAATAATACATGTGTAGCAAGCATGTGTACTGATCTTAGGTACAGAAAAGCATACAGGTTTTATCCCTGTCTCTTTCTTGCTCTTTTGCAGTAGTTTACACTCTGACAAATTACAAATGGAAATGTTGCTTAGCTATGACTATTAATGGATTAAGCTACCATTACAGagcataaaataatataaaatgcagTCTAGTAATAGAAATAAACATGTAGGGGCTTGTGACAGGATGacgttgtggtgacgtcaggccagatgcaggaacagaaaaacaaaggcagtactgcagggcaaaaagacgtgccaaaataaaatattaaaaaaaaaaaaaaactgctcacagagcaaaataaataattaaacaaaataaatcacaaacactacaaccggtcaggctgggcaatcgccttcactgaccctatccttttgtttagtttagttctcTCACTCTCCTGTACTCTGTacaccaccccgagtgcagagagctgcaggcttttatttactatgaccaaggggttaactatcgatttatctcattacccctcggccacaatctacacaagttttttttttttttatgtggatggggcttcctaTCCACtctgctaaaataaatacaaaataataaaacacggCTCTGCCgtcatttataaataaaccataacaataataatacaacaaaacaaatacaaaacagtcaACTGctcaggggcggaggggtaccccgttctataaataaataaataatacatttatgacagggctttgccctgcccccttttcatgtacagggctcctgtcCCTGTTACAGGGGTCCATAGATTTTGCAACAGATTTATTTACCTTTAGTGCAGATACATATATATCGGTGCAACAGATGCTTTGATACAAAAGCATTTTTTCTTTGTCATAATGAAATGCTGCTGTGTTGTAGATGCTGAATCTTGGTGGAGTCCTGTTTTGATTTAAAATTGCTGTTCAGTATTAATGCTGATTTAGGGTGTGGTTTTAACATAAATATTTTCTGGCCACTCTTATTAAGAGACCAACAAAAACCTTCATATTATGAGGAGTCTTTGCCACCGCTtactagggctgctacgattaaatctaaaatgtttttttgatcgattccattcctcattatatacatcgatataaatactggataatcgattcaatactTAACGTAATAGTTCATGTTATTTAAGTTTATAAACAAAACTGTACCGAAGCCctactttgttattttgttattttgttatttaaagccGGATTAAAGGACGAGGGGGCCCTATGCACAATAggttgtgaaacagtgttgtaattaacagcctgtaggtaaagtgtatctgcaaggaaagctttcagttctacgtcagatgcatgttcaccatttagactttgcaaaacaaatacaatgtgtaacatcTCAGTTGActtgtcagtgaccactgacaagcaaccaatttaccaattccataatctcctgcttgtgatactcagcaactttaggtaagtattcacgtctcagctgggctgataaaggaatcactccaccatttgctacactcagtctgaagaatttacgttCCTTTTtagtccaatttttcaagagggatatttgtgcaaacaaacacctctgtcaggtcaaaatgtaatgtgtttcctgcttcacagttttcagtggacttttggaacatgacagtcatcgttttttgtttgtttgcaagtaaagcagtcgcggtactgctctggatttctgcctttctcttGAATCTAAATGCTTGTCAGCAGACTACTTtcagtagtgatctacagtaacattgcaggacgtACCGAAGAGCTtccctccatcgctgtgtaaaactcgtGCTGGATACGCAATAAATGGAAACTGTTTAAAATACTGCCAAATCTAAGGCTAATGAATATACCGGTACCTGCATTACAATATATAGAAGTGTTTATTATAACAAGTTGTACATTTCAGTAAATGAAATTGCATCCCCATTACATCTATTATATGAAGCTTATAGTAATACTGGTCTGTGTTGTTACTTGCAGAAATTGTTTAGtggcatttgtttttaaataaagtgttgGCTGACATTCAGATatctttgtcttgtttgttttttgatt from Acipenser ruthenus chromosome 50, fAciRut3.2 maternal haplotype, whole genome shotgun sequence carries:
- the LOC131721995 gene encoding zinc finger protein 345-like, encoding MDSVEMESVPIKEELFELELVPFSVEFFGLACPPIKQELCEVQCDQKAEHSELEIPQTELLSVKQEEMLEIKQEPPKEFDHMEPGKEEFEDFKPNIPELEPVHLRECSVVLERICMREQGSGEEGSPNSMQGGGKEAGSYSECSLAGSSPAAKTRAGGGEYPDSGKGFTQLGHFKKHQRFHKGEKPYRCSACGKHFSQSGNLKIHQRIHTGEKPYRCSECGKCFSHSGALKTHQRIHTGEKPYRCINCGKIFSRIHSLKTHQRIHTGEKPYCCSDCGKSFSQLVHLETHQRIHTGEKPYRCSDCGKSFSNRGILKAHMRIHTGQKPYCCTDCGKSFRLSGDLKIHQRIHTGKKPYCCSDCGKSFSQLGNLKAHQRIHTGQKPYCCSDCGKRFRCSENLKTHQRIHTGKKPYCCFDCGKSFRQSGDLERHQRIHTGEKPYWCSDCGKSFRDSGDLKKHQRIHTGEKPYCCSECGKSFKQSGELKTHQRIHTGEKPYRCSDCGKSFSQSHSLVSHQRIHTGEKLYCCSDCGKSFRDSGDLKKHQRIHSGEKPYCCSDCGKSFRDSGNLKKHRRIHSGEKPYCCSDCGKSFGDSGNLKKHQRIHREEKP